A single genomic interval of Microbacterium hydrocarbonoxydans harbors:
- a CDS encoding TetR family transcriptional regulator produces the protein MTPEYNSTRHDREGVARAALALLDEVGLADLSMRRIAGRLDVQPSALYWHFSSKQELLADLADRITASIPRADADVPTVARSIRDALFTHRDGAELVLSTYALGLGSATAQAALEDALRRSGAADPAQRAVALLHFILGHATLVQQRMHADSHGAMENGGTLDVTAGLDRVFDLGIRALADSGEPLSAAPTLRRDRA, from the coding sequence ATGACCCCTGAGTACAACTCGACGCGGCACGACCGCGAGGGCGTCGCTCGAGCCGCTCTCGCCCTGCTCGACGAGGTGGGGCTCGCCGACCTCTCCATGCGCCGCATCGCCGGCCGTCTCGATGTGCAGCCCAGCGCCCTCTACTGGCACTTCTCGAGCAAGCAGGAGCTGCTCGCCGACCTCGCCGACCGCATCACCGCGTCGATCCCCCGTGCGGATGCGGACGTGCCGACGGTGGCGCGGAGCATCCGCGACGCCCTCTTCACGCACCGCGACGGTGCGGAGCTCGTGCTCAGCACGTACGCGCTGGGTCTCGGGTCCGCGACCGCCCAGGCCGCCCTCGAAGACGCCCTCCGCCGCTCGGGCGCGGCGGATCCCGCGCAGCGCGCGGTCGCCCTGCTGCACTTCATCCTGGGCCACGCGACGCTCGTGCAGCAGCGCATGCACGCCGACAGTCACGGCGCGATGGAGAACGGCGGGACGCTCGACGTCACCGCGGGCCTCGACCGGGTGTTCGACCTCGGCATCCGCGCCTTGGCCGACTCCGGCGAACCCCTCAGCGCCGCGCCGACTCTGCGGCGTGACCGAGCCTGA
- a CDS encoding biotin transporter BioY: protein MAEQSGDLGRDIARVAVFAALIVVLGTVTIPMPGGVPVTAQTLGVMLAGAVLGPRLAPLSVLLVLLLAAVGLPVLSGGRGGLGVFLGPTAGYLIGWIAGAIVVGLIARSARPSWWRVGLGALVGGILVVYLFGIPVQALVLGVDLGPTAVSSLVFLPGDLLKVVAATVLTVTLRRAYPRAFGTRGSAATRASVRAA from the coding sequence ATGGCGGAGCAGAGCGGCGACCTCGGTCGCGACATTGCCAGGGTGGCGGTCTTCGCCGCGCTCATCGTGGTGCTCGGCACCGTGACGATCCCGATGCCAGGGGGAGTCCCGGTGACGGCGCAGACGCTGGGAGTGATGCTCGCGGGAGCGGTGCTCGGCCCGCGGCTCGCCCCGCTGTCGGTCCTGCTCGTGCTGCTTCTGGCTGCCGTGGGACTGCCGGTCCTCTCGGGAGGACGAGGGGGTCTCGGCGTCTTCCTCGGTCCGACCGCGGGCTATCTGATCGGGTGGATCGCCGGAGCGATCGTCGTCGGACTCATCGCCCGCAGCGCGCGTCCGAGCTGGTGGCGAGTGGGACTCGGGGCTCTCGTGGGGGGCATCCTGGTCGTCTATCTCTTCGGAATCCCCGTGCAGGCGCTCGTGCTCGGCGTCGATCTCGGCCCCACCGCTGTGTCGAGCCTCGTGTTCCTGCCCGGAGATCTGCTCAAGGTCGTCGCCGCGACGGTGCTCACGGTCACGTTGCGACGCGCGTACCCTCGGGCGTTCGGAACCCGCGGCAGCGCGGCCACTCGTGCCTCCGTCCGTGCGGCCTGA
- a CDS encoding energy-coupling factor ABC transporter ATP-binding protein yields the protein MRPETAVDTISVDHVSVVRDDRTILRDVSVQLTAPRIAVIGANGSGKSTFARLLNALVRPSSGRVSVHGLDGERDTAALRRRVGFVFTDPQAQLLMPTPAEDLALSLRGEPRTEIERQVAETLTAHGLAAHADVPASELSGGQKQMLALASVLIAGPRLIVADEPTTLLDLRNARRISELLLTLPMQVVIVTHDLELAARCDQVLLFDEGRLVASGEPAPVIAAYRALCE from the coding sequence GTGCGGCCTGAGACGGCGGTCGACACGATCTCGGTCGATCACGTCTCCGTGGTGCGCGACGACCGGACGATCCTCCGGGATGTCAGCGTGCAGCTCACGGCGCCGCGGATCGCGGTGATCGGCGCGAACGGGTCGGGCAAGTCGACATTCGCGCGTCTCCTCAATGCGCTGGTGCGCCCGTCGAGCGGACGCGTGAGCGTGCACGGTCTCGATGGGGAACGGGACACCGCGGCGCTGCGTCGTCGAGTCGGCTTCGTCTTCACCGACCCCCAGGCCCAGCTCCTGATGCCGACCCCGGCGGAGGATCTGGCCCTGTCGCTGAGGGGCGAGCCCCGCACCGAGATCGAGCGGCAGGTCGCCGAGACCCTCACGGCACACGGACTCGCCGCGCACGCCGACGTGCCGGCGTCCGAGCTCTCGGGCGGTCAGAAGCAGATGCTGGCGCTCGCCTCCGTCCTGATCGCGGGGCCGCGCCTGATCGTCGCCGATGAGCCGACCACCCTCCTCGACCTGCGCAATGCGCGCCGCATCTCGGAACTGCTGCTGACGCTCCCCATGCAGGTCGTGATCGTGACCCATGACCTCGAGCTCGCCGCCCGATGCGACCAGGTGCTGCTCTTCGACGAGGGGCGCCTGGTCGCCTCGGGTGAGCCCGCGCCGGTCATCGCGGCATATCGCGCTCTCTGCGAATGA
- a CDS encoding CbiQ family ECF transporter T component, with protein sequence MIQTYIPGRSVVHRMPATAKLALFALLALAVTAYPHDAASIGMALAGVCALYLVSGIPFATLIVEVWRLRWLILVLGVGLWVFVSPLTAWISTARVVALVLLATLLTLTTRMESLLRVLHRLLTPLGRFGIDPRTVSMTIALALTMVPTVARFSTEVRDAASARGIRLRIRWIVPLLVRTLRHADDVGDALAARGLV encoded by the coding sequence ATGATCCAGACCTACATCCCCGGCCGCAGCGTCGTGCATCGGATGCCGGCGACGGCCAAGCTCGCGCTCTTCGCGCTGCTCGCGCTGGCGGTGACGGCGTACCCCCACGACGCGGCGAGCATCGGGATGGCTCTCGCGGGCGTCTGCGCGCTGTACCTGGTCTCCGGGATCCCGTTCGCCACCCTGATCGTCGAGGTGTGGCGGTTGCGGTGGCTGATCCTGGTGCTGGGCGTCGGGCTGTGGGTGTTCGTGTCGCCGCTCACCGCCTGGATCAGCACCGCCCGCGTCGTGGCGCTCGTCCTGCTGGCTACGCTGCTCACCCTCACGACGCGCATGGAGAGCCTGCTGCGGGTCCTGCACCGTCTGCTGACGCCCCTCGGCAGGTTCGGCATCGATCCACGGACCGTGTCGATGACGATCGCCCTGGCGCTCACGATGGTGCCGACGGTGGCGCGGTTCTCGACGGAGGTCAGGGATGCCGCATCGGCACGCGGCATCCGACTCCGCATCCGGTGGATCGTGCCGCTCCTCGTGCGCACGCTACGCCACGCGGATGACGTGGGTGATGCCCTCGCCGCCCGTGGACTGGTGTGA
- a CDS encoding acyltransferase family protein, with product MAIVDAPPLTAHRAPLPAGRDTVIDLLRAACVVGVVLLHGIMVGVTVVDGGPVFANASDGAWWIVPLSWMLQVMPLFFIIGGFAGLVAFRRMQARGGTGSQFIAGRVHRLLRPAVFAIGIVGVALAALLVAGVPPEIVAVAGFRYGQPLWFLAVFLLCQALLPALAGLHSRAPRVTLLMLVASAVAVDAVRAHTGLEGLGFVNLAFVWLALQQLGFFLADGTIDALSRRTRVLGGGAALLSLIGTFVSGVYSPDLIANINPPTAALLLVGVVHLSLVSLLRDRLDGFSRRGIPAALAAFVNRRTMSIYLWHMPVLLGMAGVSAMSAMTTGVALPAPSTLEWWLTRPLWLATALALTALVALAVTRVETGPSVRAEESPRRVAAAVSVGIAGVVLLLVLGTTVATAGVAVIAMLLALRLARRSHQSTGGEGITHVIRVA from the coding sequence ATGGCCATCGTCGACGCACCCCCGCTCACCGCCCACCGAGCTCCGCTTCCCGCGGGGCGGGACACGGTCATCGACCTCCTGCGCGCCGCGTGCGTGGTGGGCGTCGTGCTGCTGCACGGGATCATGGTCGGGGTCACCGTCGTCGACGGCGGCCCGGTCTTCGCCAACGCCAGCGACGGCGCGTGGTGGATCGTCCCGCTCAGCTGGATGCTGCAGGTCATGCCGCTGTTCTTCATCATCGGCGGCTTCGCGGGCCTCGTCGCCTTCCGCCGGATGCAGGCGCGTGGCGGAACCGGGTCGCAGTTCATCGCCGGCAGGGTGCACCGGCTCCTCCGACCCGCCGTCTTCGCGATCGGGATCGTCGGCGTGGCGCTCGCCGCCCTCCTCGTCGCGGGCGTGCCACCGGAGATCGTCGCCGTCGCCGGGTTCCGCTACGGCCAGCCGCTGTGGTTCCTCGCCGTGTTCCTCCTGTGCCAGGCGCTCCTGCCCGCGCTGGCAGGCCTGCACTCCCGGGCGCCCCGCGTGACGCTGCTGATGCTCGTGGCGTCCGCGGTCGCCGTGGACGCCGTCCGTGCGCATACGGGGCTCGAGGGCCTCGGCTTCGTGAATCTCGCCTTCGTCTGGCTCGCGCTCCAGCAGCTGGGGTTCTTCCTCGCCGACGGCACGATCGACGCGCTCAGCAGGCGCACTCGCGTCCTCGGTGGCGGGGCCGCGCTGCTCTCGCTCATCGGCACCTTCGTGAGCGGCGTCTACTCCCCCGACCTCATCGCCAACATCAACCCTCCCACGGCCGCACTGCTGCTCGTCGGCGTCGTGCACCTCAGCCTGGTCTCGCTGCTGCGCGACCGCCTCGACGGGTTCAGTCGTCGAGGTATCCCCGCAGCACTCGCGGCATTCGTGAACCGTCGCACGATGAGCATCTACCTCTGGCACATGCCGGTGCTGCTCGGCATGGCCGGCGTCTCGGCGATGAGCGCCATGACCACGGGCGTCGCGCTGCCGGCTCCCAGCACGCTCGAGTGGTGGCTGACGCGGCCGCTCTGGCTCGCCACAGCGCTCGCGCTCACCGCGCTCGTCGCTCTCGCCGTCACGCGCGTCGAGACGGGGCCGTCGGTGCGCGCGGAGGAATCGCCTCGCCGTGTCGCCGCCGCCGTCTCGGTGGGCATCGCCGGAGTGGTCCTCCTCCTCGTGCTGGGCACGACGGTCGCGACCGCGGGCGTCGCCGTGATCGCGATGCTGCTGGCTCTCCGCCTCGCCCGGCGCTCACACCAGTCCACGGGCGGCGAGGGCATCACCCACGTCATCCGCGTGGCGTAG